One genomic region from Kineobactrum salinum encodes:
- the infB gene encoding translation initiation factor IF-2, with product MAQVTVQQLAETVGASVERLLTQMKESGLPHASAEEAVSEEDKQTLLAYLKRSHGESTAAPKRITLKRKTLSTLRTSSSQGKKTVNVEVRKKRTYVKRDASDAQSELQDVAAAEAAARREAEEQEAADAAAAAAEASRVEAEREAAAAVAEAVPEPEPEPELEPEDEKDLDPEVLRQRAAARRMAREAEEAAARKAAVEARKAEEERVKEETAAKAEREKEVAKRPKRLHEAPTQTDEQRRKAVKGRLDRGGPGAGRGKQRGHNLSLSDLEAAESGMMRRRGGRKKMKSAHAEHSKHGFEMPTERKVYEVELADMTSVGGLAQQMSVKAGEVIKELMKLGVMATINQMIDQDTAILVVEEMGHKPKLISADALEEKLEETLSLHEGSPEPRAPVVTVMGHVDHGKTSLLDYIRKAKVASGEAGGITQHIGAYHVETGHGMISFLDTPGHAAFTAMRARGAKSTDIVILVVAADDGVMPQTEEAVVHARAAKVPLIVAINKMDKEGADPDRVKSELAAKDVIPEDWGGDTQFIPVSAHTGDGIDELLDAILLQAEVLELQAPRDVPAQGIVLESRLDKGRGSVASLLVQNGTLRQGDVVLAGLQYGRVRAMLDENGQPVTEAGPSIPVEILGLDGTPDAGDLFAVVENEKRAREVAVYRQEKTRDSKLQRQQAAKLDNMFESMTAGEKKTLNVVVKADVRGSLEAIQSSLLELGNEEVQVNIVAGGVGGITETDVSLAITSGAVVFGFNVRADNSARRLVENEGVDLRYYNVIYDVIDDVKQALTGMLAPEMREEILGIAEVRDVFRSPKFGLIAGCMVIEGTVYRSRPIRVLRDNVVIYQGELESLRRFKDEASEVRNGMECGIGVKNYNDVKVGDLIEVYEVKEFARSL from the coding sequence ATGGCGCAGGTGACAGTACAGCAACTCGCAGAAACCGTGGGGGCATCCGTTGAACGTCTGCTGACGCAGATGAAGGAATCGGGCCTGCCCCACGCGTCTGCCGAGGAAGCCGTGTCGGAAGAGGACAAGCAGACACTGCTGGCGTATCTGAAGCGCAGCCACGGTGAATCCACCGCTGCGCCGAAACGCATCACGCTCAAGCGCAAGACCTTGAGCACTCTGCGGACCTCCAGTTCCCAGGGCAAGAAAACAGTCAACGTCGAGGTGCGCAAAAAACGTACCTACGTCAAACGCGATGCCTCGGATGCGCAATCCGAGTTGCAGGACGTGGCGGCGGCGGAGGCTGCGGCCCGGCGTGAGGCGGAAGAACAGGAGGCTGCCGACGCCGCCGCGGCGGCGGCTGAAGCGTCCCGGGTGGAGGCAGAGCGCGAGGCTGCCGCGGCAGTGGCCGAAGCCGTGCCGGAACCCGAACCTGAGCCCGAGTTGGAGCCTGAGGACGAAAAAGACCTGGACCCCGAGGTGTTGCGGCAACGTGCGGCTGCGCGCCGGATGGCCCGCGAGGCCGAGGAAGCGGCAGCCCGCAAGGCGGCCGTCGAAGCCCGCAAGGCCGAAGAGGAACGCGTCAAGGAGGAAACCGCCGCCAAGGCAGAGCGCGAGAAAGAGGTCGCCAAGCGTCCCAAGCGCCTGCATGAAGCGCCCACCCAGACTGATGAGCAGCGCCGCAAGGCCGTCAAGGGCCGGTTGGATCGCGGCGGACCCGGTGCCGGCCGTGGCAAGCAGCGCGGTCACAACCTGTCCCTGTCGGATCTGGAAGCAGCCGAGTCCGGCATGATGCGCCGTCGCGGCGGGCGCAAGAAGATGAAGAGTGCTCACGCTGAACACTCCAAACATGGATTTGAAATGCCCACTGAGCGCAAGGTGTACGAAGTAGAGCTGGCCGACATGACCTCGGTCGGTGGCCTGGCCCAACAGATGTCCGTCAAGGCCGGTGAAGTGATCAAGGAGCTGATGAAGCTCGGCGTGATGGCGACCATCAACCAGATGATCGACCAGGACACGGCGATCCTGGTGGTTGAGGAAATGGGTCACAAGCCCAAGCTGATCAGTGCCGACGCGCTGGAAGAAAAACTGGAGGAGACGCTGTCCCTGCACGAGGGAAGCCCCGAACCGCGGGCCCCGGTAGTGACGGTGATGGGCCACGTCGACCACGGCAAGACCTCACTGCTGGATTACATCCGCAAGGCCAAGGTGGCTTCGGGCGAGGCGGGCGGTATTACCCAGCACATCGGCGCGTACCATGTGGAGACCGGCCACGGCATGATCTCGTTTCTGGACACCCCCGGCCACGCGGCGTTTACCGCGATGCGGGCCCGCGGTGCCAAGAGCACCGACATCGTGATTCTGGTGGTGGCCGCCGACGACGGCGTGATGCCGCAGACCGAAGAGGCGGTGGTGCATGCCCGCGCCGCCAAGGTGCCGCTGATTGTGGCAATCAACAAGATGGACAAGGAGGGCGCCGATCCCGACCGGGTCAAGAGCGAACTGGCTGCGAAGGACGTGATTCCGGAAGACTGGGGCGGCGATACCCAGTTCATTCCGGTTTCCGCCCACACTGGCGACGGTATCGACGAGTTGCTGGACGCAATCCTGCTGCAGGCCGAAGTGCTGGAACTGCAGGCGCCGCGCGATGTGCCGGCCCAGGGCATCGTGCTGGAGTCGCGGCTGGACAAGGGCCGCGGTTCAGTGGCCTCGCTGCTGGTCCAGAACGGCACCCTGCGCCAGGGCGACGTGGTCCTGGCCGGCCTGCAGTACGGCCGCGTGCGGGCCATGCTGGATGAAAACGGCCAGCCGGTAACGGAAGCCGGCCCCAGTATTCCGGTGGAAATCCTGGGGCTGGACGGTACTCCCGATGCCGGCGATCTGTTCGCCGTGGTCGAGAACGAGAAGCGGGCCCGGGAAGTGGCTGTGTACCGCCAGGAAAAGACCCGCGACTCCAAGCTGCAGCGGCAGCAGGCAGCGAAACTGGACAACATGTTCGAAAGCATGACGGCGGGCGAGAAGAAAACACTCAATGTCGTCGTCAAGGCCGATGTGCGCGGTTCGCTGGAGGCCATCCAGAGCTCCCTGCTGGAACTGGGCAACGAGGAAGTGCAGGTCAACATCGTTGCAGGCGGGGTCGGTGGCATTACCGAAACCGACGTGAGTCTGGCGATAACCTCCGGCGCGGTGGTCTTTGGTTTCAATGTGCGGGCCGACAACTCTGCCCGGCGCCTGGTCGAGAACGAGGGTGTGGACCTGCGTTACTACAACGTGATCTACGACGTGATCGATGATGTGAAGCAGGCCCTGACCGGGATGCTGGCACCGGAGATGCGCGAAGAGATCCTCGGTATCGCGGAAGTGCGCGACGTGTTCCGTTCGCCCAAGTTCGGTCTGATCGCCGGTTGCATGGTGATTGAAGGAACGGTCTACCGTTCGCGCCCGATCCGGGTGTTGCGCGACAACGTGGTGATCTACCAGGGTGAACTGGAATCCCTGCGCCGCTTCAAGGATGAAGCCAGTGAAGTGCGCAATGGCATGGAGTGCGGTATCGGCGTCAAGAACTACAATGATGTGAAGGTGGGTGACCTGATCGAAGTTTACGAAGTCAAGGAGTTCGCCCGCTCCCTGTAG
- the rbfA gene encoding 30S ribosome-binding factor RbfA, with the protein MAKEYSRTQRVADYLQRELAALIQHEVRDPRVGMVSITSVDVSRDLGYARVYFTRLGSDSAEEAKEASEALNKAAGFLRSQLSRDSNMRSVPQLRFYFDSSVGRGRELEDLIRRAAAADRELGLRDDESGEEN; encoded by the coding sequence ATGGCGAAGGAATACAGTCGTACCCAGCGCGTTGCCGACTATCTGCAGCGCGAACTCGCAGCCCTGATCCAGCACGAGGTTCGCGACCCGCGAGTGGGCATGGTGAGTATCACCAGTGTCGATGTGAGTCGCGACCTCGGTTATGCCAGGGTCTACTTTACCCGCCTGGGCAGTGACTCGGCAGAGGAGGCCAAAGAGGCCAGTGAGGCGCTGAACAAGGCGGCGGGTTTTCTGCGCAGCCAGCTGTCCCGGGACAGCAATATGCGCAGTGTGCCCCAATTGCGATTTTATTTTGACAGCAGCGTGGGCCGCGGCCGGGAACTGGAGGATCTGATCCGGCGCGCCGCTGCCGCGGACCGGGAACTGGGCTTGCGTGATGACGAGTCCGGAGAGGAAAATTAG
- the truB gene encoding tRNA pseudouridine(55) synthase TruB, whose product MARNRRGRPLDGILVLDKPVGMSSNQALQRAKWLYMAAKAGHTGSLDPLATGVLPLCFGEATKFSQYLLDADKAYSSTFVLGETRSTGDAEGEVLASCDASAISEADVATALAAFRGEIEQLPSMYSAIKHEGQPLYKLARKGLEVDRKRRRVTIHRLELRAFRPGARAEVDICMECSKGTYVRSVAEDLGEALACGAHVSALRRTRAGPFTLADSVSMGTLEALKNNEQLAQMDSLLLAADAALGGLPLVRLSESGGFYIRQGQPVLVPNAPHSGMVRVALETGEFLGVGEILDDGRIAPRRLIVTGR is encoded by the coding sequence GTGGCCAGAAATCGCCGCGGGCGGCCGCTGGACGGTATCCTGGTCTTGGACAAGCCGGTCGGAATGAGCTCCAACCAGGCCCTGCAACGCGCCAAGTGGCTGTATATGGCGGCCAAGGCAGGTCACACCGGCAGTCTGGATCCGCTGGCCACCGGGGTGTTGCCGCTATGCTTTGGCGAGGCCACCAAGTTCTCCCAGTACTTGCTGGACGCGGACAAGGCCTACAGCAGCACCTTTGTGCTGGGAGAGACCCGCAGTACCGGTGATGCCGAGGGCGAAGTGCTGGCCAGCTGCGATGCCTCTGCCATCAGCGAGGCGGATGTCGCGACGGCGCTGGCGGCCTTCCGCGGCGAGATAGAACAGCTGCCGTCCATGTACTCGGCCATCAAGCATGAAGGCCAGCCGCTGTACAAGCTGGCGCGCAAGGGCCTGGAGGTGGATCGCAAGCGCCGCCGGGTCACGATCCACCGGCTGGAGCTGCGCGCTTTTCGGCCCGGCGCCCGGGCCGAGGTGGATATCTGCATGGAGTGCAGCAAGGGCACCTACGTGCGCTCGGTGGCGGAAGACCTGGGCGAGGCGCTGGCTTGCGGCGCCCATGTGAGTGCGCTGCGGCGCACCCGCGCCGGCCCGTTCACACTGGCCGACAGCGTCAGTATGGGTACGCTGGAGGCGCTGAAGAACAACGAACAGCTCGCCCAGATGGACAGCCTGCTGTTGGCCGCGGACGCGGCGCTGGGCGGTTTGCCGCTGGTGCGCCTGAGCGAATCCGGCGGTTTCTACATACGCCAGGGCCAGCCGGTACTGGTGCCAAATGCGCCCCATAGTGGTATGGTGCGCGTCGCACTGGAAACCGGCGAGTTTCTGGGCGTTGGCGAGATATTGGACGATGGGCGGATTGCGCCGCGTCGCCTGATAGTCACCGGGAGGTGA
- the rpsO gene encoding 30S ribosomal protein S15: MALLAEKKAEIVKEYQTSEGDTGSPEVQVALLTANIIQLQDHFQAHKHDHHSRRGLIRMVNQRRKLLDYLKRKNMARYADLIKRLGLRR; this comes from the coding sequence ATGGCTTTACTAGCTGAAAAGAAAGCAGAGATCGTCAAAGAGTACCAGACGAGCGAAGGTGACACCGGCTCTCCGGAAGTACAGGTTGCGTTGCTGACAGCGAATATCATCCAACTGCAGGACCACTTCCAGGCCCACAAGCATGATCACCACTCCCGTCGCGGCCTGATCCGCATGGTTAACCAGCGCCGCAAGCTGCTGGACTACCTCAAGCGCAAGAATATGGCGCGCTATGCTGATCTGATCAAGCGGCTGGGTCTGCGTCGATAA